From the genome of Gracilibacillus salitolerans, one region includes:
- a CDS encoding SIMPL domain-containing protein: protein MYYANPNIRSHSQVRQNDHSILVAGDGMVSVEPDQAEVILGVKTEDSNLQKAQRDNAEYTNNVIHALLLENIPQNHIRTQDYRIDIDYDYKEGVEIFRGYRVTNLLKVIITPINKVGPIVDIAVDHGANIVRNIELTIANQDRYYQEALKRAVENTQVKVSIIAQELGVSVSAVPYSLEEISRREDRESRPLVLGVSTDSPTTPIEPGKLEIKAKVEAKFRY, encoded by the coding sequence ATGTATTATGCTAATCCAAACATAAGATCTCATTCACAAGTACGACAGAATGATCATTCCATACTAGTAGCAGGCGATGGTATGGTGTCTGTTGAACCAGATCAAGCCGAAGTTATCCTAGGTGTTAAAACAGAAGATTCCAACCTCCAAAAAGCACAGCGTGATAATGCTGAGTACACAAACAATGTAATTCATGCACTACTTCTAGAGAATATCCCTCAAAACCATATTAGAACACAAGATTACCGAATAGACATAGATTATGACTATAAAGAAGGCGTTGAAATTTTTAGAGGCTATCGCGTAACCAATTTGCTAAAGGTTATTATCACACCAATAAATAAGGTGGGACCGATTGTTGATATTGCAGTTGATCATGGTGCAAATATCGTTCGTAACATTGAGTTAACTATAGCAAATCAAGATCGATATTATCAAGAAGCGCTTAAACGTGCGGTCGAAAATACTCAGGTAAAGGTTAGCATTATTGCCCAAGAGTTAGGAGTAAGCGTTAGTGCCGTTCCATATTCCTTAGAAGAAATTTCTAGGCGTGAAGATAGGGAATCTCGTCCCTTAGTATTAGGTGTTTCCACTGACAGTCCTACCACCCCTATCGAACCAGGCAAGCTGGAAATTAAAGCTAAAGTTGAAGCAAAGTTTCGTTATTAG
- a CDS encoding methionine ABC transporter permease: protein MLEELFPNVIPEDLWEATLETFYMTSIAILGTLIFGILLGLLLFLTDSGNLWQNRLINFITAMIVNVFRAIPFIILILLLFPFTDFLIGTIRGWKAALPALIVGAAPFYARLVEIGLKEVDKGVIEAAKAMGAKTHTIIFKVLLPESMPALISGLTVTAIALIGYTAMAGVIGAGGLGNLAYLQGFQRRDFDVVLACTILIIIIVFIFQFIGDLLSKAIDKR, encoded by the coding sequence ATGCTTGAGGAGCTATTTCCTAATGTAATACCAGAGGATTTATGGGAAGCCACTTTAGAAACCTTTTATATGACGAGCATTGCGATACTCGGTACTTTAATTTTTGGTATTTTACTCGGATTATTATTATTCCTGACAGATTCAGGGAACTTATGGCAAAATCGTTTGATTAATTTTATTACAGCAATGATCGTAAACGTCTTTCGTGCCATCCCTTTTATCATATTAATTCTATTACTTTTCCCTTTTACCGATTTTTTAATTGGAACAATCAGAGGTTGGAAAGCAGCATTGCCTGCATTAATTGTCGGGGCTGCACCATTCTATGCCCGTCTCGTAGAAATTGGCTTGAAGGAAGTTGATAAAGGGGTTATCGAAGCTGCCAAAGCAATGGGGGCAAAAACACATACAATTATTTTCAAAGTATTGTTACCTGAATCGATGCCGGCTCTCATATCCGGCTTAACTGTAACCGCAATTGCTTTAATAGGTTATACGGCAATGGCTGGTGTTATTGGCGCAGGTGGACTTGGAAATTTAGCTTATTTACAAGGCTTCCAACGTCGTGATTTTGATGTCGTGTTAGCATGTACTATTTTAATTATTATCATCGTATTCATTTTTCAATTCATTGGTGATTTACTATCCAAAGCGATAGATAAAAGATAA
- a CDS encoding ACT domain-containing protein: MQKRAVVSVVGKDQVGIIAKVTTVISGNNINILDISQTILQGFFTMIMLIEINDPSNLETLQEKFKPVEQELGLKINIQLEDIFQAMHRV, encoded by the coding sequence ATGCAAAAACGAGCTGTAGTCAGTGTGGTTGGCAAAGACCAGGTAGGTATCATCGCCAAAGTAACCACTGTGATATCGGGAAACAATATCAATATTTTAGATATTAGCCAGACTATATTACAAGGCTTTTTTACGATGATTATGTTGATTGAAATTAATGATCCAAGTAATCTCGAGACATTACAAGAAAAATTCAAGCCTGTTGAACAAGAATTAGGTTTAAAAATCAATATTCAATTAGAAGATATCTTTCAAGCGATGCATCGTGTCTAA
- a CDS encoding cyclase family protein gives MKFYDISMDVYPAMQVWEDIVSKKPVFDTQTNGHVTDTTATLGLHTGTHIDAPLHMINDADTFETIQLERLVRQVKVLDLEKAEDGITRSDLEAHSIEQDDFLLCKTKNSYYHSEDFDYEFIYLKEDGAEYLVEKGIEGIGIDTLGIERSQEGNPTHRKLFKNDIIIVEGLRLKDIEPGVYSMVAAPLKLVGTEAAPARVLLFDQFPSS, from the coding sequence ATGAAATTTTATGATATTTCGATGGATGTCTATCCAGCCATGCAAGTGTGGGAGGACATAGTCAGTAAGAAACCTGTTTTTGATACCCAAACGAATGGTCATGTCACAGATACTACGGCTACACTGGGGCTTCACACTGGTACCCATATCGATGCACCATTACACATGATCAATGACGCAGACACCTTTGAAACAATACAATTGGAGCGACTTGTGCGACAAGTGAAAGTACTCGATCTGGAAAAGGCAGAAGATGGTATCACTCGATCTGATTTGGAAGCGCATTCGATTGAGCAGGATGATTTTCTTTTATGTAAAACAAAAAACTCTTACTATCATAGTGAGGATTTTGACTATGAATTTATTTATTTAAAAGAAGATGGTGCTGAATACTTAGTGGAAAAAGGAATTGAAGGTATCGGTATTGATACATTAGGGATAGAACGCAGCCAGGAAGGTAATCCAACCCACCGCAAACTGTTTAAGAATGACATCATCATTGTGGAAGGTCTACGATTAAAAGATATTGAACCTGGAGTGTACTCTATGGTTGCGGCTCCTTTAAAATTAGTAGGTACGGAAGCAGCACCAGCGAGAGTTTTATTATTTGATCAATTTCCGAGTTCGTAA
- a CDS encoding MetQ/NlpA family ABC transporter substrate-binding protein yields MKKLLTLLFATLLLIALVACGTANEEDEAAEDNNNAGETEGAEEGTEEKTEDQEVTELVVGASSVPHAEILEEAKPLLEEQGIELKIEVYQDYVFPNDDLESGTLDANYFQHIPYLESQMEEKGFDFVNIGGIHIEPMGIYSQNIESIDDIDEGTVVIMSNSVADHGRVLSLLEREGLITLAEDVEAVDATVQDVAENPLNLEFDTDIDAGFLPEFYEREADALVAINTNYAIEADLVPTDDALILEGSESPYVNVIAARAEDEDNEALHTLVEVLRSEEIQTFIEEDYEGAVVPVSE; encoded by the coding sequence GTGAAAAAACTACTTACATTATTATTTGCAACATTGCTTTTAATCGCATTAGTTGCTTGTGGAACAGCGAATGAGGAAGACGAAGCAGCTGAAGATAATAACAACGCTGGAGAGACAGAGGGTGCTGAAGAAGGCACAGAGGAAAAGACTGAAGATCAGGAAGTAACAGAGCTAGTTGTTGGAGCTAGTAGTGTGCCACACGCTGAAATCTTAGAAGAAGCAAAACCACTTTTAGAAGAACAAGGTATCGAACTTAAAATTGAAGTATATCAAGATTATGTATTCCCTAATGATGACTTGGAAAGCGGCACTCTTGATGCAAACTATTTCCAACACATTCCCTATTTAGAGTCACAAATGGAGGAAAAAGGATTTGATTTCGTGAACATTGGTGGTATTCACATTGAGCCAATGGGAATCTATTCTCAGAACATTGAAAGCATTGATGATATCGATGAAGGTACTGTTGTCATCATGAGTAACTCTGTTGCTGATCATGGTCGTGTGCTTTCACTTCTTGAAAGAGAAGGACTTATCACACTTGCAGAAGATGTAGAAGCTGTTGATGCAACGGTTCAAGACGTCGCGGAAAATCCATTAAACTTAGAATTTGATACGGATATTGACGCAGGTTTCCTCCCTGAATTCTATGAGCGTGAAGCTGATGCATTAGTTGCAATCAATACTAACTATGCGATAGAGGCTGATTTAGTACCGACTGACGATGCATTAATCCTTGAAGGTTCTGAATCACCATACGTGAACGTCATTGCGGCACGTGCGGAAGATGAAGACAACGAAGCACTTCACACATTAGTGGAAGTATTACGTTCTGAAGAAATCCAAACATTTATTGAAGAAGATTATGAAGGTGCAGTAGTACCTGTATCTGAATAA
- a CDS encoding methionine ABC transporter ATP-binding protein, with protein sequence MIRIQNLSKLYKTKKQEVQAVDNVSLNIEQGEIFGVIGYSGAGKSTFVRLINRLEEPTDGSVVIHDKDITKMPGNQLRKKRQKIGMIFQHFNLLWSRTVFENITFPLEIAGVSKAKRKEKALELINLVGLSGKENAYPSQLSGGQKQRVGIARALANDPEVLLCDEATSALDPETTDDILDLLVSINKKLGLTIILITHEMHVIQKICHRVAVMENGKVVETGDVLNVFVKPQSKTTKRFVQQLNPLEHEKDKLTEFINDREDSEVIKLHFIGKSAKRALISEVAKTFDVEINILQGSIAPTQEGAYGTLFIEINGEKEILKKTIEFMEDTGVEVEVLKHA encoded by the coding sequence ATGATTCGCATACAAAACTTATCGAAACTATATAAAACAAAAAAGCAAGAAGTGCAAGCTGTCGATAATGTTTCACTTAATATAGAACAAGGCGAAATTTTTGGTGTCATTGGATATAGTGGTGCTGGTAAGAGTACGTTTGTCCGACTCATTAACCGCCTAGAAGAACCAACAGACGGTTCTGTGGTTATCCATGATAAGGATATTACGAAAATGCCAGGGAATCAGCTACGAAAAAAACGGCAAAAGATTGGCATGATTTTTCAGCATTTTAACTTATTATGGTCTCGCACCGTTTTTGAAAACATCACTTTCCCATTAGAAATTGCTGGTGTTTCAAAAGCAAAGCGAAAAGAAAAAGCGTTGGAACTAATTAATCTTGTTGGCCTTTCCGGAAAAGAAAATGCGTATCCTTCACAGTTAAGTGGTGGTCAAAAGCAACGTGTCGGTATAGCAAGGGCGCTGGCGAATGACCCTGAAGTATTACTATGTGATGAAGCTACTTCAGCACTTGACCCAGAAACAACAGATGATATTTTGGACTTGTTAGTTTCTATTAACAAAAAATTAGGACTGACCATCATTTTGATTACACACGAGATGCATGTCATCCAGAAGATCTGTCATCGCGTTGCTGTGATGGAGAATGGAAAAGTGGTCGAGACAGGCGATGTACTAAATGTCTTTGTCAAACCGCAATCCAAAACAACGAAGCGATTTGTCCAACAGCTTAATCCGTTAGAACATGAAAAAGATAAATTAACGGAATTTATAAATGATCGCGAAGACAGTGAAGTGATTAAACTTCATTTTATCGGCAAGAGTGCTAAGCGTGCTCTTATTAGTGAGGTTGCCAAAACATTTGATGTAGAGATCAATATATTGCAAGGTTCCATTGCACCAACTCAGGAAGGTGCTTATGGTACTTTATTTATCGAAATAAACGGTGAAAAAGAGATTCTAAAGAAAACAATCGAATTTATGGAAGACACCGGTGTGGAAGTTGAGGTGTTAAAGCATGCTTGA
- the gndA gene encoding NADP-dependent phosphogluconate dehydrogenase, whose amino-acid sequence MAKQQFGVIGLAVMGKNLALNVESRGYSLAVFNRTYQKTEDFLNNEAKGKNFVGAETIEEFVNSLETPRKIMLMVQAGPATDATIASLKPLLDEGDILIDGGNTFFKDTMRRNAELDESGIHFIGTGVSGGEEGALKGPSIMPGGQKEAYDKVAPIFEAISAKVEGDPCVTYIGPNGAGHYVKMVHNGIEYGDMQLICEAYFIMKHVLGLGAEELHEVFAEWNKGELDSYLIEITTDIFKKKDKETGKPMIDVILDTAGQKGTGKWTSQSSLDLGVPLPVITESVFARFISAMKEERVAASKVLQGPSAGDKPYEGDKDELIEAIRKALYMSKIVSYAQGFAQMRAASEENDWNLQYGNISMIFRGGCIIRAQFLQKIKEAYDRDPALANLLLDPYFKEIVESYQTSLRKVLSLAMERGIPVPGFASALAYYDSYRTETLPANLLQAQRDYFGAHTYQRNDKEGVFHTEWLED is encoded by the coding sequence ATGGCAAAACAACAATTTGGTGTGATAGGTCTTGCTGTTATGGGTAAAAATCTTGCACTTAACGTGGAAAGCAGAGGATACTCTTTAGCAGTATTTAACAGAACTTATCAAAAAACAGAAGACTTTTTAAATAATGAAGCAAAAGGTAAAAACTTTGTTGGGGCAGAAACCATCGAGGAATTTGTAAATTCTTTAGAAACACCTCGTAAGATCATGCTTATGGTACAAGCTGGTCCGGCAACTGACGCAACCATTGCTTCACTAAAACCACTTCTTGATGAAGGAGATATTTTAATCGACGGTGGTAACACTTTTTTCAAAGATACTATGCGTCGTAACGCAGAGTTAGACGAATCTGGTATTCACTTTATCGGAACTGGTGTATCTGGTGGGGAAGAAGGGGCACTTAAGGGGCCGTCTATCATGCCAGGAGGACAAAAAGAAGCATATGATAAAGTAGCACCAATTTTCGAAGCAATTTCTGCAAAAGTGGAAGGTGATCCTTGTGTAACTTACATCGGGCCAAACGGTGCTGGTCACTATGTAAAAATGGTTCACAACGGTATCGAGTATGGCGATATGCAACTAATCTGTGAAGCATACTTTATTATGAAGCACGTACTTGGACTTGGAGCAGAAGAACTTCATGAAGTATTTGCAGAATGGAATAAAGGGGAACTCGACAGTTACCTAATTGAAATCACTACAGATATCTTCAAGAAGAAAGATAAAGAAACAGGCAAACCAATGATAGATGTTATCCTTGATACTGCTGGTCAAAAAGGTACAGGTAAATGGACAAGCCAAAGCTCACTAGACTTAGGTGTACCATTACCAGTTATTACGGAATCTGTTTTTGCACGTTTCATTTCTGCGATGAAAGAAGAGCGTGTAGCAGCAAGCAAAGTATTACAAGGGCCGTCTGCTGGCGACAAGCCATATGAAGGCGACAAAGACGAGCTTATCGAAGCAATCCGTAAAGCACTTTATATGAGTAAAATTGTTTCTTATGCACAAGGTTTCGCACAAATGCGTGCAGCTTCTGAAGAAAATGACTGGAATTTACAATACGGAAACATTTCTATGATCTTCCGTGGTGGATGTATCATCCGTGCACAATTCTTACAAAAAATTAAAGAAGCATATGATCGTGATCCAGCACTTGCGAACCTATTGCTTGATCCATACTTCAAAGAGATCGTGGAAAGCTATCAAACTTCTCTACGTAAAGTGCTTTCTCTTGCAATGGAACGCGGTATTCCAGTACCAGGCTTTGCTAGTGCATTAGCTTACTATGACAGCTATCGTACAGAAACATTGCCTGCAAACTTACTACAAGCACAACGCGACTACTTTGGTGCTCACACGTATCAGCGTAACGACAAAGAAGGCGTGTTCCATACAGAATGGTTGGAAGACTAA
- a CDS encoding potassium/proton antiporter: MNGDLFTTEYFILTIGLLFIIGVLTTKFSSRIGVPVLILYIAIGMLVGSDGLNFIYFSDYNLTQLIGMLALVIILFEGGLQTKWNNIRPVIGPSISLATLGVVITSLVVAVAAKFILGVTWLEGFLFGAIVGSTDAAAVFAVLKGQNIKPRIGSTLEAESGSNDPMAMILTISFIELIMNDQTSYFFLIGSFFWQMLAGILVGLVMGVIAVYSINKINLDSSGLYPVFGLAFALLTFSFSDLVQASGLLAVYVLAVYIGNSEISYRHSIFRFNEGIAWIAQILMFTILGLLVFPNDLFTFNIIWKGLVISLILILLARPIAVFISTFKLTYTFKEIIFLSWAGLKGAVPIVLATFPMVAGLDNGQLFFNVVFFVVLISASIQGSTISILADKLGLSGRTRTEPMHSLELISIGKTNAEMIEYEVRDEGNLIGEQLVDIDFPKDALISAIIRNNELVTPTGDTIIKKGDILFILVSKKNKTQLKELLEG; this comes from the coding sequence ATGAATGGTGACTTATTTACTACGGAATACTTTATTTTAACGATAGGATTATTGTTTATTATAGGAGTTTTAACCACTAAATTTTCAAGCAGAATTGGTGTACCAGTGCTAATTTTATATATAGCAATTGGAATGCTAGTTGGAAGCGACGGGTTAAATTTCATTTATTTTAGTGATTATAACCTTACACAATTAATTGGTATGCTGGCACTTGTTATCATTCTGTTTGAGGGAGGGCTGCAAACGAAATGGAATAATATCCGCCCAGTTATTGGTCCATCCATTTCACTAGCTACATTAGGCGTTGTTATCACTTCATTGGTAGTTGCCGTTGCTGCTAAATTCATTTTAGGGGTCACTTGGTTAGAAGGTTTCCTGTTTGGAGCAATCGTTGGTTCTACTGATGCAGCTGCTGTCTTTGCAGTTTTAAAAGGACAAAATATTAAGCCGAGAATCGGATCAACCTTAGAAGCAGAGTCTGGCTCAAATGATCCTATGGCTATGATACTTACTATCTCTTTCATTGAATTAATCATGAATGACCAGACTTCTTACTTTTTCTTAATTGGCTCATTTTTTTGGCAAATGCTTGCAGGTATTTTAGTTGGTTTAGTGATGGGAGTAATAGCTGTTTATTCCATCAATAAAATAAATTTAGATTCAAGTGGATTATATCCTGTGTTTGGTCTGGCATTTGCGTTGTTAACGTTTAGTTTTTCTGACCTTGTGCAGGCTAGTGGACTATTAGCTGTGTATGTATTAGCTGTGTATATCGGAAACTCAGAAATATCCTATCGTCATTCGATTTTCCGTTTTAATGAAGGTATTGCATGGATTGCTCAAATTCTTATGTTTACTATACTGGGACTGCTTGTTTTTCCAAATGACTTATTTACTTTCAACATCATTTGGAAAGGGTTAGTTATTTCATTAATTTTAATTTTACTGGCTCGCCCAATAGCAGTATTTATTAGCACATTTAAGTTAACTTACACCTTCAAAGAAATAATCTTTCTTTCGTGGGCAGGTTTAAAAGGTGCAGTTCCTATCGTATTAGCCACCTTTCCGATGGTAGCAGGGCTAGATAATGGACAATTATTTTTTAATGTTGTGTTCTTCGTTGTTTTAATCTCCGCTTCGATTCAAGGATCCACGATCTCTATTCTTGCTGATAAACTTGGATTATCAGGTCGCACTCGGACTGAGCCAATGCATAGCTTAGAGCTTATTTCCATTGGAAAAACAAATGCAGAAATGATTGAATATGAGGTGCGAGATGAAGGGAATTTGATAGGAGAACAATTAGTAGATATTGATTTTCCTAAGGATGCTTTAATAAGTGCTATCATAAGAAATAATGAATTGGTTACCCCAACTGGTGACACCATCATTAAAAAAGGTGATATTCTATTTATTTTAGTTTCTAAAAAGAACAAAACACAATTGAAGGAATTATTAGAAGGCTAA
- a CDS encoding Cof-type HAD-IIB family hydrolase, producing MKKDIQLIALDMDGTLLGNDHRVSETNKEAIIKAREKGVEVIISTGRHYQTSSDIAKELDIHYLITVNGSEIWTMTGDLIARQTLDARIIEKLVALKEEHQTWAWLSSTDQIWRGEVPEDILAHEWLKFGFDTKDPETKGKIMETIESWEEIELSNSSPTNIEVNAVGVNKAAAIEIVCERLGINMSQVMAMGDSLNDIKMIQKAGLGVAMGNAQEEVKKVADTETTTNDQDGVARAIEEWVL from the coding sequence ATGAAAAAGGATATCCAACTCATTGCTCTAGACATGGACGGAACCTTGTTAGGCAATGACCACCGAGTTTCGGAAACGAACAAAGAAGCAATTATAAAAGCACGGGAAAAAGGTGTAGAAGTGATTATTTCTACAGGAAGACATTATCAAACAAGCTCTGATATTGCAAAAGAATTGGATATACATTATCTGATAACGGTAAATGGCAGTGAAATTTGGACAATGACTGGTGATTTAATTGCTCGTCAAACACTTGATGCAAGAATTATTGAGAAGCTTGTTGCTTTAAAAGAAGAGCATCAAACATGGGCATGGTTATCTTCAACAGATCAAATCTGGCGAGGAGAAGTGCCAGAAGATATTTTAGCACATGAGTGGTTAAAATTTGGTTTTGACACAAAAGATCCAGAAACTAAAGGAAAGATTATGGAAACAATTGAAAGCTGGGAAGAAATTGAGTTAAGTAACTCCAGCCCAACAAATATAGAAGTCAATGCTGTAGGTGTCAATAAAGCAGCAGCGATTGAGATTGTTTGTGAACGTTTAGGAATTAACATGTCTCAGGTAATGGCCATGGGCGATAGCTTAAATGATATTAAAATGATCCAAAAAGCAGGACTAGGAGTTGCAATGGGGAATGCCCAAGAGGAAGTCAAAAAAGTAGCTGACACAGAAACAACCACAAACGACCAAGACGGCGTAGCAAGAGCGATAGAAGAATGGGTGTTGTAA
- a CDS encoding tyrosine-type recombinase/integrase — protein sequence MEFVLPIKDVNHIRKLRTYLKKRSLRDYLLFVFEINTGLRINELLAIKVDQVWVGEQPREFLQSIHNKTNRSIYLNSKVRSALNQYMLQANLSSEDYLFKTKNGSYPITRQQAYRIINKATREIGINDRIGTHTLRKTFGYHAYRKGIAISIIRDIYGHSSTSETFHYIGIDKNEHTSIQVDVNL from the coding sequence ATGGAATTTGTTTTACCTATTAAAGATGTAAATCATATAAGGAAATTAAGAACATATCTTAAAAAACGCTCCCTCCGCGATTACCTATTATTTGTATTTGAAATTAATACAGGCTTACGTATTAATGAGTTATTAGCAATTAAAGTTGATCAAGTATGGGTCGGAGAACAACCAAGAGAATTTTTACAATCCATCCATAACAAAACAAACCGCTCTATTTATTTAAACTCTAAAGTTCGTTCTGCCTTGAATCAATATATGCTACAAGCAAATCTATCCTCAGAAGATTACTTATTTAAGACTAAAAACGGATCCTACCCTATTACACGTCAACAGGCCTATCGAATCATAAATAAAGCCACACGGGAAATTGGAATTAATGATAGGATTGGCACGCATACATTACGAAAAACATTTGGGTATCACGCCTACAGGAAAGGAATCGCCATATCCATCATAAGGGATATATATGGACATTCCTCTACTTCTGAAACATTTCACTATATTGGAATAGATAAAAATGAGCACACGTCTATACAAGTAGATGTGAATTTATAA
- a CDS encoding PFL family protein, which translates to MPIAFTEIQETIRMVEMEHLDIRTVTMGISLRDCADHDFETVKRKVYEKITCYAKDLQTTANQVAKEYGVPIINKRIAISPAAELLGNATKEQAIELAETLDKAAQTLDVDFIGGFSALVHKGISKGDQILLDALPEALSKTERVCSSISVATTRTGINMDAVRQMGQIIHETATLTKDDNSIGCAKLVVFCNPVEDNPFMAGAFHGAGEGESVLSVGVSGPGVVLNALKRYPNADLGEVSDVIKNTAFKITRAGELIGRVVAERLNVPFGIMDLSLAPTNAMNDSVAEILEEIGLERVGTHGTIAALALMNDAVKKGGAMASSYVGGLSGAFIPVSEDNGMIRGIEEGALNLSKLEAMTCVCSVGLDMIALEGNASPETLSAIIADEAAIGMINKKTTAIRVIPVIGKEEGETVEFGGLLGRAPIIGVNQFSSDKLIQRGGRIPAPLQSLIN; encoded by the coding sequence ATGCCAATAGCTTTTACCGAAATTCAAGAAACGATACGTATGGTAGAAATGGAACACCTTGATATTCGAACGGTGACTATGGGAATCAGCTTGCGTGATTGTGCTGATCATGATTTTGAAACAGTCAAACGAAAGGTGTATGAAAAGATCACCTGTTATGCAAAGGACTTGCAGACAACCGCTAATCAAGTAGCAAAAGAATATGGTGTTCCGATTATTAATAAACGAATCGCGATTTCTCCTGCTGCTGAATTGTTAGGTAACGCAACGAAAGAACAAGCAATCGAACTTGCCGAAACGTTGGATAAGGCAGCACAAACTTTAGATGTAGACTTTATCGGTGGCTTCTCTGCCTTAGTACATAAAGGTATTTCTAAAGGGGATCAAATATTACTTGATGCTTTACCTGAGGCACTAAGTAAAACGGAGCGTGTTTGTTCTTCGATTTCAGTTGCAACTACAAGAACAGGGATAAACATGGATGCAGTCCGTCAAATGGGACAGATCATTCACGAAACAGCTACATTAACGAAAGACGACAACAGTATCGGTTGTGCGAAGTTAGTTGTCTTTTGTAACCCTGTCGAGGATAATCCATTTATGGCTGGAGCTTTTCACGGTGCTGGAGAAGGAGAATCAGTCTTAAGTGTTGGGGTAAGTGGCCCTGGAGTTGTCCTTAATGCACTAAAACGATACCCAAATGCAGATTTAGGTGAAGTATCTGACGTAATAAAGAATACTGCTTTTAAAATAACAAGAGCTGGTGAGTTAATCGGACGTGTTGTTGCCGAACGCTTGAACGTTCCTTTTGGAATTATGGACCTTTCCCTTGCACCTACCAATGCGATGAATGATAGTGTTGCTGAAATATTAGAAGAAATTGGACTAGAACGTGTAGGAACACACGGTACAATCGCTGCCTTAGCATTAATGAATGATGCTGTTAAAAAAGGTGGAGCGATGGCCAGTTCCTACGTTGGCGGGTTAAGTGGTGCTTTTATTCCAGTTAGCGAGGATAACGGCATGATTCGTGGTATTGAAGAAGGAGCATTGAACCTTTCTAAATTAGAGGCGATGACATGTGTTTGCTCGGTTGGATTAGATATGATCGCCTTAGAAGGAAATGCCAGTCCCGAGACATTGTCAGCCATTATTGCAGATGAGGCTGCCATTGGTATGATCAATAAAAAAACAACCGCTATACGGGTAATTCCTGTAATTGGTAAAGAAGAAGGAGAAACGGTTGAATTCGGTGGCCTGCTTGGTCGCGCACCAATTATTGGCGTGAACCAATTCTCTTCTGATAAATTAATTCAACGAGGTGGCAGAATTCCTGCCCCATTACAATCATTGATTAATTAA